Within the Cetobacterium sp. 8H genome, the region CAGTGCTAGTATTTTTTATGACACCGGGTTTAGCATTTTTTTACGGAGGATTAGTTGAAAAAAAACATTCTTTAACCTTAATGTTACAAATTTTTATATCTATAGGAGTTGTCACATTGATGTGGATATTTGGTGGATTTAGTTTAGTCTTTGGCGATTCTATAGGAGGAATCATTGGTAACCCATTCCAATATATGAATTTTAAAGATGTCGTGTTTAAAGATAGTACTCAATACGGTTTAACCATTCCATTTTTAATGTTCTTTATGTATCAACTGATGTTTGCAATAATAACATTACCTTTGATGACAGGATCTATTGTAAATAGAATAACGATAGGTGCATGGATAAAGTATCTAATTATCTGGATGATTTTAGTTTATTTTCCTGTTGCTCACTGGATATGGGGGCAAGGATTTTTAGCTAAAATGGGATTTGTGGATTTTGCAGGTGGAACAGTTATACATGTTTCTGCAGCATTTTCTGGATTAGGAGCATTATGGGTACTTGGAAAAAGAAAAGTAATAACAGAAAAAGGACCTTTCAATATGGGTCTTACTGGAATAGGAGCCAGCATATTACTTTTTGGTTGGTTTGGGTTTAATGCTGGTGGAACATTAGTTGGAGCAGAAACTGCCGCTATTGTTTTCACTAATACTGGTGTGGCTGGAGCAACAGGAATGGTTGTATGGGCTATACTGTCATATACAGAAAAGAAAAAATTTTCATTTTTAGATCCATTAATAGGGGCGGTAGCTGGACTTGCAACTATAACGCCTGCTTCAGGATATGTACTTCCAACCTCTGCTATATTGATAGGAGCACTGGCTGCTATCGTATGTTTCTACGCTATAAAAATACCAAGAAAATTACAATGGGATGATGCTTTAGATGTATGGGGAGTACATGGTGTAGGTGGATTTTTAGGAACAATAATGATCGGACTTTTAGCTAATAACGTTGTTAATGGCATAGCTGCTGGGACTCATCAACTATGGATTCAAACA harbors:
- a CDS encoding ammonium transporter, with amino-acid sequence MLKEVVRTDVTFMIISTVLVFFMTPGLAFFYGGLVEKKHSLTLMLQIFISIGVVTLMWIFGGFSLVFGDSIGGIIGNPFQYMNFKDVVFKDSTQYGLTIPFLMFFMYQLMFAIITLPLMTGSIVNRITIGAWIKYLIIWMILVYFPVAHWIWGQGFLAKMGFVDFAGGTVIHVSAAFSGLGALWVLGKRKVITEKGPFNMGLTGIGASILLFGWFGFNAGGTLVGAETAAIVFTNTGVAGATGMVVWAILSYTEKKKFSFLDPLIGAVAGLATITPASGYVLPTSAILIGALAAIVCFYAIKIPRKLQWDDALDVWGVHGVGGFLGTIMIGLLANNVVNGIAAGTHQLWIQTVGVCLVAVYSVIVSYLIMKILDKTSNIRVTKEQIEKGLDESLLNEKYNS